A single genomic interval of Deltaproteobacteria bacterium harbors:
- the hflX gene encoding GTPase HflX, with amino-acid sequence MPQATQRNALLVGTRRRGVTTSDALESLDELAELLVTAGGVDVGRILCDVPVINARTFIGQGKLEQVSTRAAEGDVDFVLFDDDLSPSQQRNIEESAGKMVLDRTGLILDIFAMRARSAEGKLQVELAQLEYLLPRLRGMWTHLSRQGAGIGTRGPGETDLEIDRRRIQEKITRIKKRLDHVRRTRSLHRAARERVPYETASLIGYTNAGKSTLFNALAGADALAENRLFATLDPATREIVLGRGERMLVSDTVGFIRKLPHQLVESFKATFEEVTSSAHLLHVIDVSHEAVDHHIEAVHAVLGEIGIPTGDVISVLNKIDRCEHPAVVTRLLRELPSAVAVSARTGEGLVELRSMLADRLHRGRSRVDVLIPAGRGDLLSALHRDGTVISEILDGECVSVRAWVSPKLLAIVSEFLQ; translated from the coding sequence ATGCCCCAGGCCACGCAAAGAAACGCCCTGCTGGTGGGAACGCGCCGGCGGGGCGTCACCACGTCCGACGCCCTCGAATCCCTCGACGAACTCGCCGAGCTGCTCGTCACCGCCGGCGGCGTGGATGTCGGGCGCATCCTGTGCGATGTGCCGGTCATCAACGCGCGGACGTTCATCGGGCAGGGCAAGCTCGAGCAGGTCTCGACGCGCGCGGCCGAGGGCGACGTCGACTTCGTTCTCTTCGACGACGATCTCTCGCCGTCGCAGCAGCGCAACATCGAGGAGTCGGCGGGCAAGATGGTGCTCGATCGCACGGGCCTCATCCTCGACATCTTCGCCATGCGCGCGCGCAGCGCCGAGGGCAAGCTGCAGGTCGAGCTCGCGCAGCTCGAATACCTGCTCCCGCGTCTGCGCGGCATGTGGACGCACCTGTCGCGCCAAGGCGCGGGCATCGGAACGCGCGGCCCCGGCGAAACCGATCTCGAAATCGACCGCCGCCGAATTCAGGAAAAGATCACGCGGATCAAGAAGCGGCTCGACCATGTCCGCCGCACGCGCTCGCTTCACCGCGCCGCGCGCGAACGCGTCCCCTACGAAACCGCGAGCCTGATCGGTTACACCAACGCGGGAAAGTCCACGCTCTTCAACGCGCTGGCGGGCGCGGACGCGCTGGCCGAGAACCGCCTCTTCGCGACGCTCGATCCCGCCACGCGCGAGATCGTCCTCGGGCGCGGCGAGCGCATGCTCGTTTCCGACACCGTCGGATTCATCCGCAAGCTGCCGCATCAGCTCGTCGAGAGCTTCAAGGCGACCTTCGAGGAGGTCACGTCGTCCGCGCACCTGCTGCACGTCATCGACGTGTCGCACGAGGCGGTCGATCATCACATCGAGGCCGTGCACGCCGTGCTGGGCGAAATCGGCATTCCCACCGGCGACGTCATCAGCGTGCTCAACAAGATCGACCGGTGCGAACATCCCGCCGTTGTGACGCGTCTTTTGCGCGAGTTGCCCTCGGCGGTGGCCGTGAGCGCGCGAACGGGCGAGGGTCTCGTCGAACTGCGATCGATGCTCGCGGACCGGCTTCATCGCGGACGCAGCCGGGTGGACGTGCTGATTCCCGCGGGGCGCGGGGACCTGCTGTCGGCGTTGCATCGCGACGGCACCGTGATCTCCGAAATCCTCGACGGAGAGTGCGTGAGCGTCCGCGCGTGGGTGTCGCCGAAACTGCTCGCCATTGTCTCGGAATTCCTGCAATGA
- the hfq gene encoding RNA chaperone Hfq has product MAMRPRINVQDQFLNQARRERIKITMELSDGQKVEGIIKSFDNYCVVLDGERFHLVYKHAITNVNVPAGSKMAQLFGEGASQPPRDRDRDHPGGSSGGYHRGDRDRDRDRE; this is encoded by the coding sequence ATGGCCATGAGACCGCGCATCAACGTGCAGGACCAGTTTTTGAATCAGGCTCGACGCGAGCGCATCAAGATCACCATGGAATTGTCCGACGGGCAAAAGGTCGAAGGCATCATCAAGAGCTTCGACAACTACTGCGTGGTTCTCGACGGCGAGCGTTTTCACCTCGTGTACAAACACGCGATCACCAACGTGAACGTGCCCGCGGGCAGCAAGATGGCCCAGCTCTTCGGAGAGGGTGCGTCGCAACCGCCGCGCGACCGCGACCGCGATCACCCCGGCGGCAGCAGCGGCGGATATCACCGCGGCGACCGCGACCGGGATCGCGACCGGGAGTAA